The Anaerobaca lacustris sequence CGGATAGCATCCCACGGACCCCGCTCATCTCCACGACAATGTGCGAAGAAACGCCCTGGCCGGTTGCGTTTTTGATGCAATGTACGGCCGGTGCCGGGGAGACGCCGTTTGTGCGAGGGCCGGCCGGCCCGGCGGGGGGGCAAAATCCTGGCGTCGGGGGCAAGGCGGGAGTTTACTCCTGGGGTGCGGATGCGTATAATCTGGCGTTTGAGCCTGTGGAATCCCGACAGATGCATTCGATGCTTATTTGACATAGAAAGGAGAACAACGAAATGGCAGCAACGATTTACTACGAGGAGCAAGCCCCGATCGCACCGCTGGCGGGCAAGAAAGTCGCGGTCATCGGTTACGGCAGTCAGGGCCACGCCCACAGCCAGAACCTCCGCGACAGCGGCGTCGAGGTGGCGATCGCCGAGCTGGAGGGGACGGACAACTTCAGGCTGGCGGTCGAGCACGGCTTTACGCCGGGCGATATCAAGACCGCGATGGACGGGGCGGCCCTGATCATCGTGACGCTGCCGGACGAGGTGCAGGCGAAGGTCTACGAGGGGCAGATCGCACCGAACCTCAAGGCCGGCCAGACGCTCGGGTTCTGCCACGGGTTCAACATCCACTTCAAGTACATCGTGCCGCCGAAGGACGTCAACGTCGTCATGATCGCGCCGAAGGGCCCCGGGCATCTGGTCCGCAGCGAGTACGAGAAGGGCGGCGGCGTGCCGTGTCTGGTCGCGGTCGAGCAGGACGCCACCGGCGACGCCAAGGCGATCGCGCTGGCCTGGGCCAACGGAATCGGCGGCGCCCGCGCGGGCATCCTCGAGACGACCTACAAGGAAGAGACCGAGACCGACCTGTTCGGCGAGCAGGTCGTCCTCTGCGGCGGCCTCTCGGCTCTGATCAAGGCGGGCTTCGAGACGCTCGTCGCCGCCGGCTACCAGCCCGAGATCGCTTACTTTGAGTGTGTCCACGAGGTGAAACTTATTGTGGATCTGATTTATCAAGGTGGGCTGAGCTATATGCGATATAGTATTTCGAATACTGCAGAATACGGCGACCTGAGTCGCGGGCCGCGGATCGTCACCGACGAGACCCGTGCCGAGATGAAGAAGATCCTCGGCGAGATCACCAGCGGCGCCTTCGCCCGGGAGTGGGTGAGCGAATACCAGGGCGGGCTGAAGAATTTCAACGCGTTGTACGCCAAAGACCACGACAGCCAGGTGGAGGTCGTCGGCCGCAAGCTGCGGAAGATGATGAAATGGGTCAACGCCAAAGAGGTGTAGGGATTGATTAGGGATTACTGATGATTGATGATTGATCCCACCTGCATCGGGATTGAGATAGCCAGGGAGCCGGTATGAGAGCCACGAGACGGACGATGACGCAGGAGCCAGCCGCGAGCGGGCTTGCATCGTTCGGTCTTGTGGCTCTGGCCGGCTCCTTTTTTGCGCTCTGTGGCTGTGCGGCTCAGTGGTACGTCCGCAGCGACCCGCTCGCCTACAGTCGCCTGGTCGGCCCGTACCGCCACATCCAGCTCAAGGCCAGCTCCACGCTCGACGCGCTCGGCGCGTTCGACGCCCCCGACCACCGGCTCGACCCCGAGGCGACCGGCAGGCAACTCGTCAGCCAGAGCGATACGACGATCGCCGTCTGTGGCCAGAGCGCCAACGCCCGGCGGACCTGGGTCACGCTGGTCGCCTTCGACGAGCACCGGATGACCGCCCGCCGCAAATACTTCTTCTGCATCGACGAGTGGGCCACCGCCGCACCGACCGAGCGGGGCCAGAAGCTGGTCCCGCCGCGAAAGGGGCTTGTCTTCGACGCCGAACTCGTCCTGGCCCCCGAGATCCAGACGACGCCCTACGCCACCGAGGAGGCCCGCCAGCTCGCCACCGTCCGCTGGCTGATCGAGCAGTTCGCCGCCGATGCCCGCCGCTTGAGCGGGCCGCCGGGCCAATCGGCCCAGGCCAACGAACTCGTTTCGCTGGCCGCCATGATGATGAACCAGACCTTCGAAGGCCTCATGATCGAGCTGGCCAAGTCCCACGGCCTGGCCCGCCGCTTCAGCGACCCCAAAGGCGTCGCCTTCCCCCACATCAGCATGAACGAAGGCCGCCTCCAACTGACCACCGCCGCCGGCATCACCACCGCCAAACTCCGCGTCAACCTGCCCATGTAGCCGGCGAGTCGCAAGATGACGCGGAAATATCTGGGAGGTGATTCCAAGTGAAACTGACGAAAGAAGAAAGAGACATCCTCCGGTCGGTCGAGAAGGGCGAATGGCGCGGCGTGCCGCGTCAGGCCCAGGAAGTCGGGCGATACCAGGATGCGGCCCGCGCCACGATCCGCAAGGACAAGCGCGTCAACATCCGCATGTCGGAGAAGGACCTCGCGCAATTCCAGAAGAAGGCGATGCAGGAGGGGCTGCCCTATCAGACCCTCATCTCCAGCGTCCTGCACAAATACATCACCCGCCGCCTGAACGAGAAAGCAGGATAGCCACTCCGGCACGCCTCGACCGGCAGCCGTTGGACATCCCGGGCGGCCGCCTCATCCGCCACAGGCGGATGGGGATGGCTTCCCGCACGGACGTCGCCTTCGCCCATATCAGCATGAACGAAGGCCGCCTCCAACCGACCACCGCCGCCGGCATCACCACCGCCAAACTCCGCCTCAACCTGCCCATGTAGCTGGGGCGCCCAGTCTCCCCTGCGCCTTTAAGGCCTTTCGCCATAGGCGATGCTACTCCCGGCGCAAGCATCTTGCCCCCGGGAAAGGCCGGGCACCCCTATGGCTCTGTCTCGGGGTTGATTTCCCTCTTGCTGTTCCCAGCCAATTGCGCATACAATAACCCGTACACCCATGGCAGTGATAGCTTGCGAGGCGACGTGACGAGTAGTGCCGGGCAGCTATACCGCTGCCAGACGTGCGTCATACTGGCGCTGAGATGAAGGCAGTCAAGGCTTCCCGCAGCCAGATAGGACAAGCGGAAGAGATGACTCAGGGAGTACGCGCCCGTGTCTGCGACACTCGGTGACGAGCACTACTGGACGAAACAGCGTCGCGAGTTGATCTGGTGGATGGAAGATCAAGCGCCATCCTTCGTCGAAGGGTATGTCGGTGCGGTACGATTGCTGTACACGCCATCTTTTCCGGCACGAGTGCATTTCATCTGCCATGTAGTCCGAGATATCTATAGGCGGCTCCCGTCATCTCTCGGGGTGAAGTCCCTGCCAAGGCCAGCCGAGGTCTTTCCGAACATGGTGAAGGAACTGGTCACGCGATGGGAAAAGTCCCCCGTTTCCGCCAAGAACAGATCTGACAATATGGATCCCCAATTCGTCATCAGTTCTCAGGTATACCGTCAAATCAAGGCGATAGTACAGAAGAGCAAGCAGATTGCCGAACAGCCAACTGTTGGCAAACAGCTCGCCATTGTGCTGTTTCGTTCTCTTGATCGACGCCAGGATGATTTCATTCACCCATGGATCATAGAGTCTTTTGACTCCGAGTATGATTTCTTCGTGCAAAGAGCCCATCTCGCGGAGAGCATGGACAAGGTGCCAAATGGTGCCGGCTTAGTCCCCCACTTTGAGGGATTTGAACGAGCTTTCCACTCGTTGGTCGGCCCGTATTTCAGTGGTAAGGAAGAGCTTGATGCCATCCTTCAAGACACCAACCAGCCAGCAGATTGAGACGGTGTTGCAGCGCATACGGTCGCCTGAATTCGGCGCATACTTTCTATCGCAATTAAAAAATCCGAAATGGATTGCTCCGCTTCAAGACAGTGGTCTGTTCAGCAGTCCTCCCCCAGCCATTCATTCGGAGGGTGGCTATGTTCGGTATTCGAATTGGCCCGCATCCAGGTACTTAGCGCGAATGGCTCAGCAGGCACCGACTGAGGTGGCTGACATCCTCGCCACGATTGAGACGGACAACCCATATGTTGTCGGTAATGTCGTGGATGCAGCGCTTGCGATGCGTCCTGACGTAGCGGGTTCCCTTGTGCCTGTGATCGCTCGGGCGGCAAGAGATGGAACGCTATGGATTGCCTTCAAGGATGCCAGTGATCTGTGCGTTCGACTGGCGGAGGGTGGAGAAGTCAATCCGGCGATGGAACTGGCCGATGCTCTATTTGCTCCAGCGTTTGAGGCGGGCCAAGAGAGGCCTAAAGGGCGCGACGCGTATTGGTATAAGGACGGTCTCAAGAAGGTTGCTCCCATTCTGAGTGAAACCAGCGCGCGGGAGTTTCTTCCGAAACTGTGCGATTGGCTGAAGGCTGCAATCGATGCAAAGAGGAATGTCGACCCAGGCACCGGATCGGATTATTCAGATATCTGGCGGCCTGCAATTGAGGAGCACGAACAGAATCACGATTACGACTTCGCCGGTGGCGTGGTGGGATATGTGAGAGAGGCATTCGAGCGGGCCATACAGAGCAAGCAAGTGCTACTCGATGAGGGGCTGCAAATCCTTGGCCAGTATCCTTATCTCGTTTTCAAACGACTCCGGCTCCATTTGACTGGCGAATTCGCCGAGCAGAATGTGGATCTCGCGAGAGAAACCATGCTCGATCGGAGGCTCTTCGAGGAGTACGGGTGCAAGCATGAGCACGCAAGACTTCTCGCCAAGCGGTTTCCCATGCTCGACTTGACTCAACGAGGACAATGGTTGGGGTGGGTCAAGTGCGGGCCGATGGGGAAACTCGCGGAAGCCATTGCTTCCGACGACGCAGAGAAGGCCGAGGGACGGCGCCGGTACTGGCGATTCGAACGGTTGCACTGGGTCCACGACTATCTTACGGGCGAGCACCGCGCATTCTACCAGGAGATGCTCGCCAAGTGCGGCGAGCCAGACATGGCGGACCTGAATTTCCGGTCTGGGCCTGCACGTTGGGGCAGCGAGAGTCCGATGGCGCTCGCTGAGTTGTCGGAGATGACGTTTGAAGAAGCGGTCGAAAGGGTCTGCTCGTGGAAGCCGGAGCAATCTCGGTCTGTGGGGCCTGATGTTGAAGGACTCGCTTCCATATTCGAGCAGTATGTCGGGACCAACCCTGAGGCGTTTTCCGCGAAGGGTCAGGTTCTAACTGACCGACCAGCGCTCTTTGTGCGTAAGTTCATTACCCAGATGCGTGAAGCTGTAAAGGCAGGGCGCGAGATCAGTTTGTCTGGTGTGCTTGACTTGTGCGATTGGGTCTTGTCGCGGCCGGTTGATGAACGGACGACACCTGAGCTGGAACGAGACGTTCTCGTTGACAAGGACTGGCAGTGGACGCGTGGGCAAGTCGCGAGCCTGATCGAGAACATCTGCACGGCCCGGACTGACGATGTGCCGAGGTATCCGCTGAATGGTCTCAGAGAGCGCCTGTGGGGAATGCTCGGGATTCTATGCCGGGACCGACCCGGATCGGTTCAGGATAGCGCACAGGACGATCCCCGAATGCACGATTATCTGAACTCTGCCATCAACACGCCGCGCGGCAAGGCTGTGGAGGCCGCCCTCGAATATGCGCGATGGATGGCAAATCATGTCAAGGAATTGGAGGGAAAGAACGAGATCATCCCCGGCGGCTTTGGCGCCATGCCCGAGGTCCGCGAGATGCTGGAATGGCAGATTGCAGAAGAGAACAGAACGGTCGACGTGATGGCTGTAATCGGATCGCGAATCGGTCTGATCTATTGGATCGACAAGAAATGGCTGGCCGAAAACGTACATCGCCTGTTTCCGCTGGATGAGATGAAGGAGACGCCGTTTGTCCGTGAGGCATGGGCGGCGTGGACCGCGTTCCTGGTCTGGGAAAGAACGCATATTGAGTTCTATCGAATGCTCAAGTCTCAGTTCGCCTATGCCGTCGAGCAGACAGCAGGTATTGAGTCGGGTGAGGACCGTCGAGAAGAGCCAATGCGCCGTTTCGGGGAGCACTTGATGCTCCTTCATGGGCGGGGACAGCTTGGGCTCGATGACGATGGAGGACTGATCCGCCGATTCATTGAGAATGCATCTCCCAATCTCAGACGGCACACAATCAGCTTCGTGGGACAGAGCCTTGACGAGAGCGAGAAGGTGCCATCTGAGGTGATCCAACGGTTCATGGTGCTGTGGGAGGAGTATTGGGCCGGTCTCGGCAAGAGGGATGCCGAGGAGAAACCTGATGCGTGGCTATTCGGCTGGTGGTTCTCATGCGGGAAGTTCCCCGATCAGTGGGCATTGGATCAACTGGAGCAGTTTGTCAACGTGACGCCCACACCTGAGCCCGACCACAGCATTGTCGAGAGACTGGCAAAGATCGCTCACGTTGATATTCGCAAGTCGGTCCGCATCCTCGATCGAATGATCCGTGGCGATCAGGAAGGTTGGCGGATTCACAGTTGCCTCGATCAGGCGAAAGCAATCCTGAGACAGGCAATGAAGACCCAAGGAGAGGCACAAGAGAGGGCCGTCGCTCTGATCGACTACATAGGACGTCGAGGCTACACAGAATTCGGGCAACTGCTGCATGAGTAGGCCCTTCAATCTGTGACAATGGGACTGGTCTGCGCTCCCGGCCAGCGAGCACACGCAGATTCTTGCGTCCCGCAATACCGTTGGGCCGTAAAGCACTGTCATTTCGATAGTTGCGCCGAGCAGGGCTTCAGTGCCGCGGTCTTGGGCGGAGCGGTTGCGCGTTCTCCGCTGGCGGTCCCCCCCCCGATAAGAATGTCGGAATTTTCTTGTGGACAAGCATCCGTTGTTGTGTTAGCATACAACCAAATACTGAAGTTGTGATGATGAATGGGTATCAACATGGATTGCGGGCGAGATGAGAAAGGAGGGGGTTGTGGCGAAGCGGAGTTGTTACGACTGCGTGTATGTGTGGGTCGATCCGGAGCGGTGGCTGCGGGATTTGTGGGCGGGCCGGACGCTGGTGCCGATGTGTGCGAACCATCCGGACTGGCCGGGGGAGCTGCACGATGTTCCGGGCGTGCCCTGCTGCCACTTCCGGCCCAGGCACGTCGAGCCGGAAGGCGATGTGAAGCGGATTCCGATGGGCGACGGGCGGTATGCGCTGGTCGATGCGGCCGACTACGAATGGCTGAGCCAGTACCAGTGGCATCTGTGCGGAGGCGGGTACGCGGCGCGGTGCGAGAAGAACAAGCGGATTCTCATGCACCGGGAGATCATGAATCCGCCCAAGGGCATGGTGGTGGACCACATCGACGCGAATCGCGCGAACAACTGCCGGGCCAATCTGCGGGTCTGCACGCCGGGAGAGAACCAGCGCAACCAACGCAAGCAGCGGGGGTCGGCCTCCCAATACAAAGGCGTCGGCTATCTGAAGAACTGCAAACGCTGCCATGCAAAGCTTGTCTTCAAGGGCGAGACGGTCTGGCTGGGGCACTTTGACAGCGAACCCGAGGCAGCGAGGGCGTACGATCGCAAGGCGGTCGAGCTGTTCGGGGAATTCGCCCGCCTGAACTTCCCGGAAGAATGGCCGGAGGAGCGGCGAGCGCAGGTCCGCGCCGAGGCAAAGGCGGCGGGACGCAGTGAAGAGCCGAAGAGCAGACGCAAGAGGACAAAGGCGAAGAAGACAACGAGCCCGAAGAAAGAACGCGTCATGGCCGGTAAGACGGGCGAGAAGAAGGCCACCCGCCGGCGGTGAACGCAACGATCTTCTCGGCGGCGTCCCGCATGTGGCGCAGGCGAAGCCGGTCCTGGTCAGCGTTCATAGGCAACGACCGCCTCCTTGAGAACTTCGTCGCGGAAATAACGGCTGAGGAAACCGGGGGTGTTGAGATCGACTTTGCGTCCCAGCAGTTCGGACAGTTCTTCCTGCATGCCGAAGAAGGCCCACCCCGGCGTGTGCCCCGGCTCGAATTCGACGAGTACATCCAGATCGCTGTCCGCCCGGAAGTCGTCGCGCAACACCGACCCGAACAGGGCCAGCCGTCGGATGTGGTGACGAGTGCAAAACGCAGAAATCATCTCTGATGGCAGTTCTATGTTCCGGATGACCACAGGTCCACCTCACCGCAATAGTCCATACCCATCACCCTGCCTGCACAGTATCGCCCGAATCCGGGATCCCACAAGAGAAAACTCGCCGTCTCGCCGGTGGGTGAGTGACGCGGTTCAATCGAGGCGGACGCCCTTCTGGTGGAGCCACTGTTTCAGGTCGGTCATCTGGCTGTCGAAGATCTCGTTGTCGTAGTCCTGTTCGAGCCTGGTGACCGTCTCGGCCAGCTCGGGCTGCTCGTTGACCACCTCGGTGAGCCGGCGTTCGAAGTCATCGGCCGCGGTCCGCAAGTCGTCCAGGTGCAGCTCGAGGCTCAACAGGCCCGCCACCCGCCGCACCATCGCATCGATGCACTTCGGATTGCCCCCCTGCACGTACGCGGGCACCGTCGCCACGAGGCTGACCATCTGGACATCGCGCCGCTGGGCCAGGGTCGTCAGATACGTGACGATGCTGGCCGGCCCCTCGTAGTCGCTGAACCGGATGCCGTACGCGGCAAGCACCGGCTTGAGGGACTCGCTGCTCACCGAGCAGAATAGATGCGGGTCGCGCGTGTGCGGCACCAGACTCGAGACGCTGCCAACGAAATAGACCGTCTTGACGCCGAACCTGTCACAGAGCCCGAAGAGGCAGTCGGCATAGTCGTGCCACGCCAGGTTCGGCTCCTTGCCCAGAAAGAGGATCACGTCGCTGTCCGGCGCGGCGAAGAACGCGTTCTCCGGCAGATCGAACGCCCGCACGAGCCCGCCGTGAATCCGGCAGTGCGGCCGGAACAGCGCGGTCAGCTCCATCGCGCCGGGGAAGTTGTAGATGTAGAACCCTTCCGGCTGGATCTCCGCGAACCGCCGGGCCCCCAGCTTCTCGGCCAGGATGCGGATCGTCCCCGTCGAGACGTCGCCCCCGTCCATCCACCCGGAGAACCCGACGACCAGCCGAGGATTCGAAAACGTCGGACTGTCGTAGATGCGCAGTCTGTCATCCGCCATGGCTCTTCCTTATCGCAGATCGATTTTCGGTACCGTACCCTGCGCATGCTAAAGCACCCCGCTGTCCTCTGCAAGCCCCTTTCGCCTAACCCACAGAGCCCTGACGCACGCCGCGCGACACGGATTCCTGCGGAAGGAATTGGGCAGGCAGGGCAGAGAGTGCGAAGTATTTCGGAAAAGGACGAGATTTTTCTATTGACTAATTCAATTTGCCAGTTAAACTATGCGGTAGGATTGTGACCCAGTAAGGACCGGACGATGAAGAAGAAACTGAGAAAGGACGCGCAGGCGACGCGGGGGCGGCTGTTGGCGGCGGCGGCCGAGGTGTTCGCCGCGAAGGGGTACTGGGAGGCGACGCACGCGGAGATCTGCGAGCGCGCCGGCACCAATACGGCGTCGGTGAACTACCACTTCGGCAGCAAGGAGAACCTGTACGTTGAGGCGTGGCAGCATTCGCACGACGAATCGATGCGGGCCCATCCGCCGGACGGCGGCGTGTCGCCCGAGGCGGCGCCCGAAGAGAGACTGTACGGCCGGATTCTGGCGTTCATGCACCGAATCACCGATCCGGACAACCACGAGATCGAGATCGTTCACAAGGAGATGGCGAACCCCACGGGGCTCCTGATGGGCGCGATGCAACGCACCATAGAGTCGGAGCGTCAGTGCACGCTGGCCCTCGTCCGGGAGTTGCTGGGCGCCAAGGCGAGCGAGCGGGCGGTGTGTCTTTGTGAGATGAGCTTGATGAGCCAGTGTTTCGGCCCGATGCTGCACCTGCGGCACCGCAAGATGCCGCCCGGTATGCCGCGTCCACCTGCGCCGCTGGCCGAATTGAGCGTCGAGCAACTGGCCGATCACATCGTGCAATTCACCCTGGCGGGGATCCGGGGGATTCGCGAGAACCTCAAGAACGCCAAAGCGAGTGGCACGAGGCGACAACCGCGCAAGACCGCCTCCAGACGGGAGTAATCCATGAGTATCATTCGTAACGCAGGCTCCATCAAGCTGTTGTCATGGCGGTACGGGGCGATGGCGCTGGTGATGTTGGCCGGGTGCAAGGTCGGGCCCGACCATGTCGCGCCCGAGCCGGCGGCGCCGGCGGCCTGGCGCAGTGAACTGCCGACCAGCCTGATCGGCGAACCGACCGATCCCAATCTGCTCGCATCGTGGTGGACGACGCTCGACGATCCGCAACTATCGAGCCTGATCGAACGCGCCGTGGCGGGCAACCTGAACCTCAAGACCGCGCAGTCGCGGCTTCGCGAGTCGCGGGCCCGCCGGAGCATCGCCAAAGGCGCACAGTTCCCCACGCTGAACGCTACGGGTTCGGCTACGTCGAGACGGACCGACACGAACGTGGGCTTCGATTCGCACGGCGAGGTCTACTCGGCGGGCTTCGATGCCGGCTGGGAACTCGACCTCTTCGGCCGAGTCCGTCGCTCCGTCGAGGCGGCTGAGGCCGACCTGGCGGCCGGTGAGGAGGACCTGCGCGACGTGCTCGTGTCTCTGCTGGCCGAGACGGCCCTGAACTACGTCGAGCTGCGTACCTTCCAGTCGCGTCTGGCGGCAGCCGAGGCGGGCCTGGCGACACAGGAGGAGAGCTACGAACTGACGCTGTGGCGATCGCAGGCGGGCCTCGACGACGAACTGGCCATGCACCAGGCCCGGTACAATCTCGAAAACACGCGATCCCAGATCCCCAGCCTGCGCAGCGGGCTGTC is a genomic window containing:
- a CDS encoding nucleotidyltransferase family protein, giving the protein MISAFCTRHHIRRLALFGSVLRDDFRADSDLDVLVEFEPGHTPGWAFFGMQEELSELLGRKVDLNTPGFLSRYFRDEVLKEAVVAYER
- a CDS encoding efflux transporter outer membrane subunit; translated protein: MSIIRNAGSIKLLSWRYGAMALVMLAGCKVGPDHVAPEPAAPAAWRSELPTSLIGEPTDPNLLASWWTTLDDPQLSSLIERAVAGNLNLKTAQSRLRESRARRSIAKGAQFPTLNATGSATSRRTDTNVGFDSHGEVYSAGFDAGWELDLFGRVRRSVEAAEADLAAGEEDLRDVLVSLLAETALNYVELRTFQSRLAAAEAGLATQEESYELTLWRSQAGLDDELAMHQARYNLENTRSQIPSLRSGLSEAMNRLAVLLGETPGNLHAELAEPRAVPLPPERIAVGVPADTLRRRPDVRRAERELAAQTARVGAAMASLYPQLTLNGSIGLETTSLRDPLSERTWSISGGPRITLPLFDRTIRPNIEVQSALQEQALIRYEAAVLTCLEEVENALVAYGQELQRRENLREAMEAAQSAATLAQYKYQAGLTDFGNVLEAERSLLSFQDQLRQSDGAVTSNVIRLYKALGGGWTPMTAVAATQGPAEPL
- a CDS encoding CerR family C-terminal domain-containing protein; this translates as MKKKLRKDAQATRGRLLAAAAEVFAAKGYWEATHAEICERAGTNTASVNYHFGSKENLYVEAWQHSHDESMRAHPPDGGVSPEAAPEERLYGRILAFMHRITDPDNHEIEIVHKEMANPTGLLMGAMQRTIESERQCTLALVRELLGAKASERAVCLCEMSLMSQCFGPMLHLRHRKMPPGMPRPPAPLAELSVEQLADHIVQFTLAGIRGIRENLKNAKASGTRRQPRKTASRRE
- a CDS encoding HNH endonuclease, which encodes MAKRSCYDCVYVWVDPERWLRDLWAGRTLVPMCANHPDWPGELHDVPGVPCCHFRPRHVEPEGDVKRIPMGDGRYALVDAADYEWLSQYQWHLCGGGYAARCEKNKRILMHREIMNPPKGMVVDHIDANRANNCRANLRVCTPGENQRNQRKQRGSASQYKGVGYLKNCKRCHAKLVFKGETVWLGHFDSEPEAARAYDRKAVELFGEFARLNFPEEWPEERRAQVRAEAKAAGRSEEPKSRRKRTKAKKTTSPKKERVMAGKTGEKKATRRR
- a CDS encoding antitoxin — its product is MKLTKEERDILRSVEKGEWRGVPRQAQEVGRYQDAARATIRKDKRVNIRMSEKDLAQFQKKAMQEGLPYQTLISSVLHKYITRRLNEKAG
- the ilvC gene encoding ketol-acid reductoisomerase, which gives rise to MAATIYYEEQAPIAPLAGKKVAVIGYGSQGHAHSQNLRDSGVEVAIAELEGTDNFRLAVEHGFTPGDIKTAMDGAALIIVTLPDEVQAKVYEGQIAPNLKAGQTLGFCHGFNIHFKYIVPPKDVNVVMIAPKGPGHLVRSEYEKGGGVPCLVAVEQDATGDAKAIALAWANGIGGARAGILETTYKEETETDLFGEQVVLCGGLSALIKAGFETLVAAGYQPEIAYFECVHEVKLIVDLIYQGGLSYMRYSISNTAEYGDLSRGPRIVTDETRAEMKKILGEITSGAFAREWVSEYQGGLKNFNALYAKDHDSQVEVVGRKLRKMMKWVNAKEV
- a CDS encoding PAC2 family protein, whose protein sequence is MADDRLRIYDSPTFSNPRLVVGFSGWMDGGDVSTGTIRILAEKLGARRFAEIQPEGFYIYNFPGAMELTALFRPHCRIHGGLVRAFDLPENAFFAAPDSDVILFLGKEPNLAWHDYADCLFGLCDRFGVKTVYFVGSVSSLVPHTRDPHLFCSVSSESLKPVLAAYGIRFSDYEGPASIVTYLTTLAQRRDVQMVSLVATVPAYVQGGNPKCIDAMVRRVAGLLSLELHLDDLRTAADDFERRLTEVVNEQPELAETVTRLEQDYDNEIFDSQMTDLKQWLHQKGVRLD